The following proteins are co-located in the Legionella busanensis genome:
- a CDS encoding YajQ family cyclic di-GMP-binding protein produces MPSFDIVSEINTVELRHAVENTNREMGTRFDFRGVQSSIELSDLTVTLKSESDFQVRQLEDMFRNHCTKRNVSAAGIEIEDEPIHSGKTYSLNMKFKQGIDQPTAKEIIKLIKDHKLKVQTSIQGDKIRVTGKKRDDLQETIALLKKSDVKIPLQFENFRE; encoded by the coding sequence ATGCCCTCTTTTGATATTGTTTCAGAAATTAATACTGTTGAGCTACGCCATGCTGTTGAGAATACGAATCGTGAAATGGGGACACGTTTTGATTTTCGCGGTGTACAGTCTAGTATTGAACTCAGTGATTTAACTGTAACTCTAAAATCTGAATCAGATTTTCAGGTTCGTCAGTTAGAAGATATGTTTCGTAATCATTGTACTAAGCGAAATGTCAGCGCAGCTGGTATAGAGATAGAAGACGAGCCTATTCATAGTGGTAAAACCTATTCTTTGAATATGAAATTTAAGCAAGGGATAGATCAACCTACTGCGAAGGAAATTATAAAGCTAATTAAAGACCATAAACTTAAAGTGCAAACCTCTATTCAAGGCGATAAAATACGCGTAACAGGTAAAAAGCGTGATGATTTGCAAGAAACAATTGCGTTACTTAAAAAATCAGATGTCAAAATACCGTTACAGTTCGAAAATTTTAGGGAGTAG
- a CDS encoding nucleoside monophosphate kinase, translating into MINSALFFNKFLGSSSTSTLPKIILLMGGPGSGKGVLAKQLSKANHFSIGESLRTIINNPKHPKAQLFKERIEQGKLLNDQEVIDVMNQADAFKQTKPILLDGFPRTLTQWHLFKNHYGSPAAVIDLSVSKDIMRSRLLSRGRKDDKVEVINYRIEDYFNNTRPMANKILSESKNTLRINASTLNPKEIAEIAKKFLESKHIYPLDNQSKELTSIHP; encoded by the coding sequence ATGATAAATAGCGCACTATTTTTTAATAAATTTTTAGGAAGTTCTTCTACATCAACTTTACCCAAGATTATTTTATTGATGGGCGGCCCAGGCAGTGGTAAAGGTGTATTAGCTAAGCAGCTATCTAAAGCTAATCATTTTTCTATCGGTGAATCATTAAGAACAATTATTAATAATCCAAAGCATCCTAAGGCTCAGTTATTTAAAGAGCGTATCGAGCAGGGCAAACTTTTAAATGATCAAGAAGTTATTGATGTAATGAATCAAGCTGATGCATTCAAGCAAACCAAACCTATTTTACTTGATGGTTTTCCAAGAACTTTAACGCAATGGCATCTTTTTAAAAATCACTATGGATCACCTGCTGCTGTCATAGACTTATCAGTTTCTAAGGATATTATGCGTAGCCGTTTATTAAGCCGAGGGCGCAAAGATGATAAGGTAGAGGTTATTAATTATAGAATTGAAGATTATTTTAATAATACTCGCCCTATGGCAAATAAAATATTATCAGAATCAAAAAATACCTTAAGGATTAATGCATCGACTTTAAATCCGAAAGAAATAGCTGAAATTGCTAAAAAATTTCTTGAAAGTAAACATATTTATCCTCTTGATAACCAATCAAAAGAACTGACCTCCATACACCCTTAA
- a CDS encoding AraC family transcriptional regulator, translated as MNYEHQLGKVTEFIGKHLDDKLTLIQLSEVACFSKYHFHRIFSAYTGLSLQQYIRWLRLKRAAHQLIYEKDRTIIDIAFNAGFESHEAFTRAFKQTYGKSPSLFRSQPNWHVWENLPYCLPKRDKKMNVVIKELINDRRLAVLEHRGDPAGVGESVNQLIGWAKSQTINLKPSPGEAFGFAYDDPKTTPTQEFRFDLGITVPKQLKIDGIVKEKYLPKGRYAVAVHKGSRDDIDKTIYHLYRDWLPNSGEELADLPCIFCYYNFDHEVAETELITECWLLLK; from the coding sequence ATGAATTACGAGCATCAATTAGGAAAAGTCACAGAATTTATTGGTAAGCATCTGGATGATAAGCTTACTTTAATTCAGTTAAGTGAGGTTGCTTGCTTCTCCAAATATCATTTTCATCGCATATTCAGTGCTTATACGGGACTATCTTTACAACAATATATACGTTGGCTGCGACTTAAACGAGCAGCACATCAATTAATCTATGAAAAAGATAGAACAATTATTGATATTGCTTTCAATGCAGGCTTTGAATCCCATGAAGCGTTCACCCGGGCTTTTAAACAAACTTATGGTAAATCGCCCAGTTTATTTAGATCCCAGCCAAATTGGCACGTATGGGAGAATTTGCCTTATTGCTTGCCTAAACGAGATAAAAAAATGAATGTAGTTATTAAAGAACTAATTAATGATCGGCGCTTAGCTGTTTTAGAACATAGAGGTGATCCTGCCGGCGTTGGTGAAAGTGTAAATCAATTAATTGGCTGGGCTAAATCTCAAACTATTAATTTAAAGCCTAGTCCGGGAGAGGCTTTTGGTTTCGCTTATGATGATCCGAAAACGACTCCTACCCAAGAATTTCGCTTTGATCTAGGTATTACCGTACCTAAACAATTAAAAATTGATGGTATTGTAAAAGAGAAATATTTACCTAAGGGACGTTACGCCGTAGCGGTTCATAAAGGCTCGCGGGATGACATTGATAAAACAATTTATCATTTATATCGCGATTGGTTACCTAATTCTGGAGAAGAACTTGCAGATTTACCTTGTATTTTTTGCTATTACAATTTTGATCATGAAGTTGCTGAAACAGAGTTAATTACTGAGTGTTGGTTATTATTAAAATAA
- a CDS encoding metallophosphoesterase family protein, which translates to MKIAHISDLHFGMHNKQILNAFMEDIAEHKPDAVIISGDITQRAKVWQFEQFKEFISRLSTLVLTVPGNHDIPLHNPIARLFFPFQNYKHYVTNDLTITYSNDEVRILGINSVNPYQIKDGQLSHKNLATITRYFDSQDTKLNILFFHHNFDYLEGLHKPLENDQEFLRYLKQSTVDIVCTGHLHYAHLGLIEKNDNYSCLVLHAGSLMCERSKDGLNSYYIIENNQQACRIHWRVFCESQFMTRTIHHINFANKHALLESIMQPAEEV; encoded by the coding sequence ATGAAAATAGCTCACATCTCTGATCTGCATTTTGGCATGCACAATAAGCAAATTTTAAATGCTTTTATGGAGGATATAGCAGAGCATAAACCAGATGCAGTTATCATTTCAGGCGATATAACACAAAGAGCTAAGGTCTGGCAATTTGAACAGTTTAAAGAGTTTATTAGTCGATTATCAACTTTAGTACTGACTGTACCAGGTAACCATGATATTCCGCTTCATAATCCAATAGCACGGCTATTTTTTCCTTTCCAAAATTATAAACACTACGTCACAAATGACTTAACTATTACTTATAGTAATGATGAAGTACGTATTTTAGGTATTAACAGTGTAAATCCTTATCAAATAAAAGATGGGCAACTTTCACATAAAAATTTAGCGACTATTACGCGTTATTTTGATAGTCAAGATACCAAATTAAATATATTATTTTTCCATCATAATTTTGATTATCTCGAAGGATTACATAAACCGTTAGAAAATGATCAAGAGTTTTTGCGTTATTTAAAACAAAGTACCGTTGATATTGTATGTACTGGCCACCTACATTATGCCCATTTAGGCTTAATCGAAAAAAACGATAACTATTCCTGCCTCGTGCTTCATGCCGGCTCATTGATGTGTGAGCGAAGTAAAGATGGATTAAATAGTTACTACATTATTGAAAATAATCAGCAAGCTTGCCGTATTCATTGGCGCGTATTCTGTGAAAGTCAATTTATGACTCGCACTATTCATCATATTAATTTTGCCAATAAACATGCACTATTAGAAAGCATTATGCAACCAGCTGAGGAAGTGTAA
- a CDS encoding diacylglycerol/lipid kinase family protein, giving the protein MVDIAVIVNSKAKNANQLTPYLEGLTKEKIAYQLYKTHPANLEETIKQCQLNHPILLVGGGDGTIRSAAQWCANTKTILGVLPLGTLNHFAKELDLPSTVDELIDAIQKNSTSLIDCAEVNGNVFINNSSIGFYPKLAEKRDYYTKFYNKWISYIPSFIKALFYHRSYSLLIKCNDFNILLKSSFFMISNNLYSYEFPLSYVRDSFNDAKLGIYYFKHGKLRLLEILRVLFTRKHNFEIKETRCPVEVTVHYKEKITISLDGDTLSVTTPLTYRSLPKSLNLLTKNYENSSHL; this is encoded by the coding sequence ATGGTTGATATTGCTGTTATAGTCAATAGTAAGGCAAAAAATGCAAATCAACTTACGCCTTATTTAGAGGGATTAACTAAAGAAAAGATTGCTTATCAACTTTATAAAACTCATCCTGCAAATTTAGAGGAAACTATAAAACAGTGCCAATTAAATCATCCTATTCTATTAGTAGGTGGCGGAGATGGTACCATTCGCAGTGCCGCGCAATGGTGTGCAAATACTAAAACAATACTTGGTGTTTTACCTTTAGGTACATTAAATCATTTTGCTAAAGAGTTAGACCTACCTTCTACAGTAGATGAATTAATAGATGCTATACAAAAAAATTCAACTAGCCTTATCGACTGCGCCGAAGTGAATGGCAATGTTTTTATTAACAACTCTTCAATAGGTTTTTATCCAAAACTTGCTGAAAAGCGAGATTATTACACGAAATTTTATAACAAGTGGATAAGCTATATACCCAGTTTCATTAAAGCGCTCTTTTATCATAGAAGCTACTCCCTTCTCATAAAATGCAATGATTTTAATATCTTACTTAAATCATCATTTTTTATGATTAGTAATAATCTTTACTCGTATGAATTTCCTTTAAGTTATGTTCGCGATAGCTTTAACGATGCGAAATTAGGTATTTATTATTTTAAGCATGGCAAACTACGTTTGCTTGAAATTCTTCGTGTTTTATTTACAAGAAAGCACAATTTTGAAATTAAGGAAACGCGATGCCCAGTTGAAGTCACTGTGCATTACAAAGAAAAAATAACTATTTCTCTTGATGGTGATACGCTTAGTGTCACGACGCCCTTAACGTATAGAAGTCTCCCTAAATCTCTTAACTTATTAACTAAAAATTATGAAAATAGCTCACATCTCTGA